Proteins co-encoded in one Cercospora beticola chromosome 7, complete sequence genomic window:
- the RPS20 gene encoding 40S ribosomal uS10 domain-containing protein (BUSCO:EOG09265CFP) → MNYRIRALTKTFAPHDHHFADSKERVVIAFRTGHLNRTESPTTSKSSAMSFQDPKKTSQLDAPKIHKIRITLTSRKVQSLEKVCSELIERAKSKELRVKGPVRMPTKNLKISTRKTPCGEGSKTWDMYEMRIHKRLIDLNAPTEVVKQIIINIEAGVEVEVTIAA, encoded by the exons ATGAATTATCGAATTCGCGCTCTAACGAAGACTTTCGCTCCCCACGATCATCACTTTGCCGATTCGAAAGAACGAG TCGTGATCGCATTCCGCACCGGACACCTCAACCGCACCGAATCACCCACCACCTCCAAATCTTCCGCCATGTCTTTCCAGGACCCAAAGAAGACGTCGCAGCTCGACGCACCAAAGATCCACAAGATCCGTATCACCCTCACCAGCCGCAAGGTGCAGTCGCTCGAGAAGGTCTGCAGCGAGCTCATCGAGCGTGCCAAGAGCAAGGAGCTTCGTGTCAAGGGCCCAGTCCGCATGCCCACCAAGAACCTCAAGATCTCTACCCGTAAGACTCCTTGCGGTGAGGGCTCCAAGACCTGGGACATGTACGAGATGAG AATCCACAAGCGTCTGATCGACTTGAACGCCCCAACCGAGGTCGTCAAGCagatcatcatcaacatcgaggCTGGTGTCGAGGTTGAGGTCACCATCGCTGCCTAA
- a CDS encoding uncharacterized protein (CAZy:GH32), whose translation MRSTTTAAAVLAAAPLAYGWNLPNVFKRQNDQCDTITTEEIKNLPNNALFTRWRSQSHFIAPAGWMNDPAGFMYDPVRDEYHGHYQWHPNHINWGNISWGGAVSKDLINWEDQGGWRDAEALALGPTGNGSHDGLGIFSGSALSVNLQGEQDGTLLLFYTGAQFLPTKWLFPYTRGTESQSMALSTDGGKTWERLENNPVINASTNEPPMNWDLTGFRDPFIEPNPELDALRGVEKHFYSVWGSGIKGVGPRMPLWAAPANDLTNWTFLGSLWEPAQNTSLGPILSTGQYAYNFELSGFFRLKDRAGEDHWYTNMGTEGGGGPDVPFHTNAQWQLWNEGEVVRRQNGSVEFIPTIGGAGDWGLGYAATSFNDTKNNRRVQYAWIKEDNLGDQALFSAPQQGFQGALTIPRELFVHEVDGVTNTTELTEAKFVTVKNGTAFTLGVRPVEDVADGLREVAAYSDFAPRTYDRSTILQSNTTSHVNIKATVKNATGPVGLTIGASPDGEEFTNIIYEPSNYTILVDRRQSTTMDLFNRETITGYFQPYKLLSTNETEEISFDVWVDGSAVEIYVNERFALSARIYPSKTCSTGWGVFVGEDSEAEFGKVEAWDGTKNVWPQRPANSSSELVIDTPEETNNGAWWIGN comes from the coding sequence ATGCGGTCTACCAccaccgcagcagcagtcctTGCCGCTGCCCCTCTGGCTTATGGGTGGAACTTGCCCAACGTGTTCAAGCGCCAGAACGATCAATGCGATACCATCACTACGGAAGAGATCAAGAATCTGCCAAATAATGCGCTGTTCACTCGATGGAGGTCACAGAGCCACTTCATTGCTCCAGCAGGTTGGATGAACGATCCCGCCGGTTTCATGTACGACCCTGTTCGAGACGAGTACCATGGCCACTACCAATGGCACCCTAACCACATCAACTGGGGTAACATCAGTTGGGGAGGTGCTGTTAGCAAGGACTTGATCAACTGGGAAGACCAAGGTGGTTGGCGGGATGCAGAGGCTCTCGCTCTCGGACCTACTGGAAACGGTAGCCACGATGGCTTGGGAATCTTCTCTGGCTCTGCTCTGTCTGTTAACCTTCAAGGTGAACAGGATGGCACGCTGCTCCTGTTCTACACTGGAGCACAGTTCCTGCCAACAAAGTGGCTGTTCCCGTACACACGTGGCACTGAGTCCCAGTCCATGGCTCTCAGCACTGACGGAGGCAAGACTTGGGAGAGGCTTGAGAACAACCCAGTCATCAATGCCTCTACTAACGAGCCACCAATGAATTGGGACCTGACTGGTTTCCGTGACCCATTCATCGAGCCTAACCCGGAGCTCGATGCCCTTCGCGGCGTTGAGAAGCACTTCTATTCCGTCTGGGGTTCTGGTATCAAGGGTGTCGGTCCACGTATGCCTCTGTGGGCCGCTCCAGCTAATGACCTGACCAACTGGACTTTCCTTGGCTCTCTTTGGGAGCCAGCTCAGAACACATCGCTTGGACCAATTCTCAGCACTGGTCAGTATGCTTACAACTTTGAGCTGTCGGGCTTCTTCCGCCTCAAGGACCGTGCTGGAGAGGATCACTGGTACACCAACATGGGTACTGAGGGTGGAGGTGGTCCGGACGTTCCCTTCCATACCAACGCTCAATGGCAGCTCTGGAACGAGGGCGAAGTTGTTCGTCGCCAGAACGGCAGCGTCGAGTTCATCCCTACCATCGGTGGCGCTGGCGATTGGGGTTTGGGTTATGCAGCAACCAGCTTCAACGACACCAAGAACAACAGGCGTGTGCAGTATGCCTGGATAAAGGAGGACAATCTTGGTGACCAAGCTTTGTTCTCTGCTCCTCAGCAAGGTTTCCAAGGTGCTCTCACTATCCCGCGTGAGCTCTTTGTTCACGAGGTTGACGGAGTTACCAACACGACCGAACTTACTGAGGCCAAGTTCGTAACAGTCAAGAACGGCACGGCTTTCACCCTGGGCGTTCGACCAGTCGAGGACGTCGCCGACGGTCTTCGTGAGGTCGCAGCATACTCTGACTTCGCCCCCAGGACCTACGACAGATCCACTATTCTCCAATCGAACACCACATCGCACGTCAACATCAAGGCAACAGTAAAGAACGCCACAGGACCAGTAGGCCTCACAATCGGCGCCTCTCCCGACGGAGAAGAATTCACAAACATCATCTACGAGCCCTCCAACTACACAATCCTCGTCGACCGCCGCCAAAGCACAACCATGGACCTCTTCAACCGCGAGACCATCACCGGCTATTTTCAACCCTACAAGCTCCTCAGCACCAACGAAACCGAAGAAATTTCCTTCGACGTCTGGGTTGATGGCTCCGCAGTGGAAATCTACGTCAACGAGCGTTTCGCTCTTTCGGCGAGAATTTATCCTAGCAAGACTTGCTCGACGGGATGGGGTGTGTTTGTGGGAGAGGATTCGGAGGCGGAGTTCGGAAAGGTTGAGGCCTGGGATGGAACGAAGAATGTTTGGCCCCAGAGACCGGCAAATAGCTCGAGTGAGTTGGTGATTGATACACCCGAGGAGACGAATAATGGGGCTTGGTGGATTGGGAATTAG